A single region of the Oleispira antarctica RB-8 genome encodes:
- a CDS encoding ABC transporters-related protein, with protein MAQYVYTMNRVGKIVPPKRQILKDISLSFFPGAKIGVLGLNGSGKSTLLRIMAGIDTDIIGEARPQPDLKVGYLSQEPELDPTKDVKGNVEDGLRELMDAQAQLEQVYADYAEPDADFDKLAKKQGRLEAIIESQGGHDLDRQMEIASEALRLPPWDADVTKLSGGERRRVALCRLLMSKPDMLLLDEPTNHLDAESVTWLEKFLEEYPGTVVAITHDRYFLDNCAEWILELDRGHGIPYEGNYSSWLEQKNARLEGEAKSQESHKRTIQRELEWVRSNPKARQAKSKARMAAFEELNSKEFQARAETSEIYIPPGPRLGDKVIEFNNVTKSYDGRVLLDDLSLSIPAGAIVGIVGGNGAGKSTLFRMISGSEQPDSGTIELGESVKLAFVEQLRDQLDDDKSVWEAVADGAETFMIGTHEVSTRNYIGRFNFKGGDQKKRVGDLSGGERGRLQLACTLRQGANVLLLDEPSNDLDVETLRALEEAVLAFPGTVMVVSHDRWFLDRIATHILAYEGDSQVSFFEGNYTDYEADRKTRLGSDAQPKRMKYKRLA; from the coding sequence GTGGCTCAATACGTATATACCATGAACCGCGTCGGCAAAATCGTGCCTCCCAAGCGCCAAATTCTTAAAGATATTTCACTATCCTTCTTCCCTGGCGCTAAAATTGGCGTACTGGGTTTAAACGGTTCTGGTAAGTCAACGCTACTGCGCATCATGGCAGGCATTGATACCGATATTATCGGTGAAGCACGCCCACAGCCTGACCTTAAAGTCGGCTACCTTTCTCAAGAACCTGAGTTAGACCCAACAAAAGACGTTAAAGGCAACGTTGAAGACGGTTTACGCGAGTTAATGGATGCTCAGGCACAGCTTGAGCAAGTGTATGCAGATTACGCCGAGCCTGATGCTGACTTCGATAAGCTGGCTAAAAAGCAGGGTCGTTTAGAAGCAATTATTGAGTCACAAGGTGGTCATGATTTAGATCGCCAGATGGAAATCGCCTCAGAAGCACTACGCCTTCCGCCTTGGGATGCTGACGTTACTAAGCTATCCGGTGGTGAACGTCGTCGTGTTGCGTTATGTCGTCTATTGATGTCGAAGCCCGACATGTTGCTATTAGATGAACCAACCAACCACTTAGATGCAGAATCGGTTACTTGGTTAGAGAAATTCTTAGAAGAATACCCAGGCACTGTTGTGGCGATTACCCACGACCGTTACTTCTTAGATAACTGTGCTGAGTGGATTCTGGAATTAGACCGTGGCCACGGTATTCCATACGAGGGCAACTACAGCTCTTGGTTAGAACAGAAAAACGCGCGTTTAGAAGGCGAAGCTAAGTCGCAAGAATCGCATAAACGCACCATTCAGCGCGAGCTAGAATGGGTACGTTCCAATCCAAAAGCGCGCCAAGCGAAAAGCAAAGCCCGTATGGCCGCATTTGAAGAGCTTAACTCGAAAGAGTTCCAAGCCCGAGCAGAGACCAGTGAAATCTACATTCCACCTGGACCACGTTTAGGTGACAAGGTGATCGAATTTAATAACGTGACCAAGTCTTATGACGGCCGCGTATTATTAGATGACCTTAGTTTGAGTATTCCAGCGGGTGCCATTGTGGGTATCGTTGGCGGTAACGGTGCCGGTAAGTCGACCTTGTTCCGCATGATCTCGGGCTCAGAACAACCGGATTCCGGTACTATTGAGCTGGGCGAAAGTGTAAAACTGGCGTTTGTTGAACAGTTACGTGATCAGCTAGACGATGATAAGAGCGTTTGGGAAGCCGTTGCCGATGGCGCCGAAACCTTCATGATTGGTACGCACGAAGTATCAACGCGCAACTACATTGGTCGCTTTAACTTTAAAGGTGGCGATCAGAAGAAGCGTGTGGGTGATCTTTCTGGTGGTGAACGTGGTCGTTTACAGCTTGCGTGTACGTTACGCCAAGGTGCAAACGTATTGCTACTCGATGAACCGTCAAACGATTTGGACGTTGAAACCTTACGTGCCTTGGAAGAAGCGGTATTAGCTTTCCCTGGAACAGTAATGGTGGTATCGCACGATCGCTGGTTCTTAGACCGCATCGCGACGCACATTTTGGCGTATGAAGGGGATTCACAAGTAAGCTTCTTTGAAGGTAACTACACTGACTACGAAGCTGATCGCAAAACGCGCCTAGGTTCTGATGCTCAACCAAAACGTATGAAGTATAAGCGTTTGGCATAA